The following are encoded in a window of Telmatobacter sp. DSM 110680 genomic DNA:
- a CDS encoding TadE family protein, with the protein MRRPAWWLSVARSVRGRWNCFVPFAGLGDSIESAPGDRNSNECGQAIVEIAIALPVIAAFAFAMIELCLAFYSYCMISESAREGTRYAIVRGATCQTSTGASCTASAATLNGVVTQLGWPNLGNGTMSANTTYPDGNENPGSRVQVVVSYVFPYNIPFAPKGTIHMSSTSVMYIVQ; encoded by the coding sequence ATGCGAAGACCTGCATGGTGGCTGAGCGTTGCCCGTTCTGTTCGTGGCAGGTGGAATTGTTTTGTGCCCTTCGCAGGATTGGGTGATTCGATTGAATCAGCGCCTGGTGATCGGAACTCCAATGAGTGCGGGCAAGCCATTGTTGAAATAGCGATCGCGTTACCAGTCATTGCGGCGTTCGCATTCGCAATGATCGAGCTTTGCCTGGCGTTTTATTCATATTGCATGATCTCGGAATCTGCGCGTGAAGGAACGCGCTATGCGATTGTTCGTGGAGCGACATGCCAGACGAGTACGGGTGCATCGTGCACAGCATCGGCAGCTACACTGAATGGCGTGGTAACGCAACTCGGGTGGCCGAATCTTGGCAACGGTACGATGAGCGCTAACACGACCTACCCAGATGGAAACGAGAATCCCGGCAGCCGCGTGCAAGTGGTGGTAAGTTACGTATTCCCCTACAATATTCCCTTTGCACCGAAGGGAACGATACACATGTCAAGCACTTCGGTGATGTATATCGTGCAGTGA
- a CDS encoding aldo/keto reductase yields the protein MEYVNLGKTGLKVSRICLGCMTYGKPPAPGENKGGRHLWALNEEESQPFLRQALDLGINFFDTANVYSSGDSERVVGKFLKANTQREAVVIATKVHGVMRDEPNGRGLSRKAILFELDQSLSRLDTDYVDLYQIHRWDYETPIEETLEALHDVVKAGKVRYIGASSMFAWQFAKALYLAKLHGWTRFVSMQNHYNLLYREEEREMMGLCAEEQIAVIPWSPLARGRLTRAWAAETTKRSETDRFGNTMYSRTEEDDRKVVDRLGEIAEKRAVPRAQVALAWLLSKSVVTAPIVGATKPHHLKDAVAALDFKLTAEEIAALEEPYTPHPVLGFS from the coding sequence ATGGAATATGTGAATCTTGGCAAGACCGGTCTCAAGGTATCGCGCATTTGCCTGGGCTGCATGACCTATGGGAAGCCTCCTGCTCCGGGGGAGAACAAGGGCGGACGGCACCTGTGGGCGCTGAATGAGGAAGAGAGTCAGCCATTTTTGCGTCAGGCGCTTGATCTCGGGATTAACTTTTTCGACACGGCAAATGTGTATTCAAGTGGCGACAGTGAACGCGTCGTCGGCAAATTTCTGAAGGCCAATACGCAGCGCGAGGCAGTGGTTATCGCCACGAAAGTTCATGGCGTGATGCGCGATGAGCCGAACGGGCGCGGATTGTCGCGCAAGGCAATCCTGTTCGAGCTCGATCAAAGTCTGAGCCGTCTGGATACGGATTACGTTGATCTTTATCAGATTCATCGCTGGGATTATGAAACGCCGATCGAAGAAACATTAGAGGCCCTGCACGACGTGGTGAAGGCGGGAAAGGTGCGATACATCGGAGCGTCGTCGATGTTCGCATGGCAGTTTGCGAAGGCGCTCTATCTTGCGAAGCTGCATGGGTGGACGCGGTTCGTAAGCATGCAGAACCATTACAACCTGCTGTATCGCGAAGAAGAGCGGGAGATGATGGGGCTGTGCGCAGAGGAGCAGATTGCGGTGATTCCATGGAGTCCGCTAGCGCGAGGACGGCTGACGCGCGCCTGGGCTGCAGAGACAACGAAACGCTCGGAGACGGATCGATTCGGAAACACGATGTACTCGCGCACCGAGGAGGACGATCGCAAAGTTGTCGACCGCCTGGGTGAGATCGCAGAAAAGCGTGCGGTGCCGCGTGCGCAAGTGGCGCTGGCGTGGCTGCTGAGCAAGTCGGTTGTCACCGCGCCGATTGTTGGTGCGACCAAACCACATCATTTGAAGGACGCCGTAGCTGCGCTCGACTTCAAGTTGACGGCAGAGGAGATTGCCGCACTGGAAGAGCCTTACACGCCGCATCCAGTGTTGGGTTTCAGCTGA
- a CDS encoding O-acetyl-ADP-ribose deacetylase: MAELIAVQGDITTQRVDAIVNAANTSLLGGGGVDGAIHRAAGPELLAECRKLGGCSTGDAKATPGFHLPVKWVFHAVGPVWQGGGRDEDDLLANCYKRCLELAKTHQVKTIAFPAISTGVYHFPPKRAAHIAIDTVREFVEKSGVEVVRFVCFNAETLAIYEQFLAEPPLKPVA, translated from the coding sequence GTGGCTGAACTGATTGCCGTGCAAGGCGACATTACAACGCAGCGGGTGGATGCGATTGTGAATGCTGCGAATACATCGCTGCTGGGAGGCGGGGGCGTGGATGGAGCGATCCATCGCGCTGCGGGACCCGAACTGCTGGCGGAGTGCAGGAAGCTTGGAGGCTGCAGCACTGGGGATGCAAAGGCGACTCCTGGATTTCATTTGCCGGTGAAGTGGGTATTTCACGCGGTGGGTCCCGTGTGGCAGGGCGGCGGACGGGACGAAGATGATCTGCTGGCGAACTGTTACAAGCGCTGTCTCGAACTGGCGAAAACACATCAAGTAAAGACGATCGCCTTTCCGGCGATCAGCACGGGTGTGTATCACTTTCCACCGAAGCGGGCAGCGCACATTGCCATCGATACGGTCAGGGAATTTGTCGAGAAGAGCGGCGTTGAGGTAGTACGATTCGTTTGTTTCAACGCGGAGACGCTGGCGATTTACGAGCAGTTTCTGGCAGAGCCTCCCCTTAAGCCGGTAGCTTGA
- a CDS encoding pilus assembly protein TadG-related protein, translated as MVICIFLGLFLMGFLALGLDVGYLFHERRMAQAAADAAAVAAAEEANSGNSSNEQTVANAMARINGFDPNATINPATVTLRTPTSGNYSASSSYIEADVSKPIPTFFLSEFEHSATSVTVAARAVAGGGLSSPTCICLEAPTGPGLSMSNNAQINATQCGVTVDSNSGNAVGLTGSATLNSLSLGTVSSSWNNGNNINNNGLITSSTKIVQGITTQCKPTITAPTLPNGLPCYSNPIQGWTAANNYTGVYTLPLAGETVINNTVCFSSLNTSNAASVTLSPGYTYYIQGDFTTGGGAPVTGNGVQLYVGGNVSFTNGVTAKLSAPTVSGVPQTLLYAMGNNVTIQGGSNTSISGLVYAPNAAVTLNNGTGTTLTMDFVAQTLSMSGGATLNSYSISSLGTLNLSVAKLVE; from the coding sequence ATGGTGATTTGCATCTTCCTCGGCTTGTTTCTAATGGGCTTTTTGGCGCTTGGTCTGGATGTGGGGTATCTGTTTCACGAGAGGCGGATGGCGCAGGCCGCAGCCGACGCAGCCGCTGTTGCTGCTGCCGAGGAGGCCAATTCGGGGAACTCTTCCAACGAACAGACGGTCGCCAATGCGATGGCGAGGATTAACGGATTTGATCCCAATGCAACCATAAATCCAGCCACCGTCACGCTTAGGACTCCGACATCCGGGAATTATTCGGCGTCATCCAGCTACATTGAGGCGGACGTTTCAAAACCTATTCCCACTTTCTTTCTTTCTGAATTCGAGCACAGCGCCACCAGCGTAACAGTTGCCGCCCGCGCAGTTGCGGGCGGTGGATTGAGCAGCCCGACCTGTATATGCCTGGAGGCGCCGACGGGACCCGGGTTGAGCATGAGCAATAACGCGCAGATCAACGCCACTCAGTGCGGAGTGACGGTCGATTCCAATAGCGGCAATGCCGTTGGTCTCACGGGGAGCGCCACCCTGAACTCACTCTCACTGGGGACGGTGTCGAGCTCTTGGAATAACGGCAACAACATCAACAACAATGGCCTGATCACTTCCTCGACCAAGATCGTCCAGGGAATTACAACGCAGTGCAAGCCGACGATTACGGCGCCCACGCTTCCCAACGGGCTACCGTGCTACAGCAATCCGATTCAGGGCTGGACCGCGGCAAACAACTATACAGGCGTGTACACTCTGCCATTGGCCGGCGAGACCGTGATCAACAATACGGTTTGCTTCAGCAGCCTCAATACCAGCAATGCCGCCTCGGTGACACTTTCGCCCGGATACACCTACTACATTCAGGGAGATTTCACTACCGGAGGTGGCGCACCCGTCACGGGAAACGGGGTCCAGTTGTATGTAGGTGGCAATGTGAGTTTCACCAATGGCGTGACTGCCAAACTATCGGCTCCGACGGTCAGTGGCGTTCCTCAGACACTTCTCTATGCGATGGGGAACAACGTCACCATTCAAGGGGGCTCGAATACCAGCATCTCCGGTCTCGTCTACGCGCCGAACGCAGCAGTAACGCTTAATAACGGAACGGGCACGACGCTGACGATGGACTTTGTGGCGCAGACTCTTTCCATGTCAGGCGGAGCAACCCTCAACAGCTATTCAATATCGAGTTTAGGAACTCTTAATTTATCTGTCGCCAAACTAGTGGAATAA